Proteins encoded within one genomic window of Dyadobacter chenhuakuii:
- a CDS encoding SDR family NAD(P)-dependent oxidoreductase gives MQTGFNAQVAIITGAASGLGLVIAHKLLNEGAYVGLFDVNIEALREEFIGNPDKEEFVSVDVTDPAMVEKGVEQIVARFGKIDILINCAGITGATNIKSHEVDPENMRKVFEINFMGSFNTSKAVLPHMLANGYGRILHIASIAGKEGNAGMLAYSASKAAVIGMAKVQGKEYAETGVTINALAPAVIRTPLVEAMPDTQVQYMTDKIPMRRCGTLEEAANMAAFIVSAENSFTTGFTFDLSGGRATY, from the coding sequence ATGCAAACCGGTTTTAATGCACAAGTCGCAATCATTACAGGCGCCGCCTCGGGCCTTGGACTTGTAATCGCTCACAAATTATTGAATGAAGGGGCCTATGTTGGTCTTTTTGATGTGAATATAGAAGCCCTCCGGGAGGAATTTATTGGCAATCCAGACAAGGAAGAATTTGTGAGCGTGGATGTGACCGATCCGGCAATGGTTGAAAAAGGTGTGGAGCAGATTGTTGCCCGCTTTGGCAAGATTGATATACTGATCAACTGCGCGGGCATTACAGGTGCCACAAATATAAAAAGCCATGAGGTGGATCCGGAGAACATGAGAAAGGTTTTTGAAATCAATTTCATGGGCAGTTTTAATACTTCAAAAGCCGTTTTGCCCCACATGCTCGCCAACGGTTATGGCCGCATTTTACACATTGCATCCATTGCGGGAAAAGAAGGAAATGCAGGGATGCTCGCTTACTCGGCCTCCAAAGCAGCCGTCATAGGCATGGCTAAAGTGCAAGGGAAAGAATATGCGGAAACCGGAGTCACCATCAATGCATTAGCCCCGGCAGTAATAAGAACGCCGCTCGTGGAGGCTATGCCCGACACGCAAGTGCAGTACATGACCGACAAAATTCCCATGCGCCGCTGCGGAACGCTTGAAGAAGCCGCTAATATGGCTGCATTCATTGTTTCAGCAGAAAACAGTTTCACCACCGGCTTTACATTCGATCTCTCGGGAGGAAGGGCCACTTACTGA